A single Danio aesculapii chromosome 19, fDanAes4.1, whole genome shotgun sequence DNA region contains:
- the twist1a gene encoding twist-related protein 1a yields the protein MFEEEAMHEDSSSPESPVDSLGNSEEELDRRQPKRVSRKKRASRKNAEDSDSPTPGKRSKKCSNSSSSPQSLEDLQTQRVMANVRERQRTQSLNEAFASLRKIIPTLPSDKLSKIQTLKLAARYIDFLCQVLQSDELDSKMSSCSYVAHERLSYAFSVWRMEGAWSMSTSH from the coding sequence ATGTTTGAGGAAGAGGCGATGCACGAGGACTCCAGCTCTCCAGAGTCTCCGGTGGACAGTCTGGGAAACAGCGAGGAGGAGCTCGACAGGCGACAACCGAAGCGCGTCAGCAGGAAGAAACGTGCCAGCCGAAAAAACGCCGAGGATTCCGACAGTCCCACACCCGGGAAGAGGAGCAAGAAGtgcagcaacagcagcagcagcccgCAGTCTCTGGAGGACCTGCAGACGCAACGCGTCATGGCGAATGTGCGCGAGCGTCAGAGGACTCAGTCTCTGAACGAGGCGTTCGCCTCCCTGCGCAAAATCATCCCCACCTTACCCTCGGACAAACTCAGCAAAATACAGACGCTCAAACTCGCGGCCCGGTACATTGACTTCCTCTGTCAGGTCCTGCAGAGCGACGAGCTGGACTCCAAGATGTCCAGCTGCAGTTATGTGGCGCACGAGAGACTCAGCTACGCGTTTTCTGTGTGGAGAATGGAGGGCGCGTGGTCCATGTCAACATCCCACTAA
- the LOC130247230 gene encoding protein Fer3, translated as MDMQRSFLSPSVFDLVNDVDFMEMMPDKSALASKETHGTDGNGLYQDLTSISTARTDDFYALSPSTGSPESAGNGKPKRKRVISTVQRQAANIRERKRMFSLNEAFDRLRRRVPTFAYEKRLSRIETLRLAIVYIAFMTDILENS; from the coding sequence ATGGATATGCAAAGGTCATTTCTGAGCCCTTCAGTGTTTGATTTGGTCAATGATGTGGACTTCATGGAGATGATGCCGGATAAATCTGCACTGGCATCCAAGGAGACTCACGGCACCGATGGTAATGGATTGTACCAGGATTTGACTTCCATCTCAACAGCTCGAACAGATGACTTTTACGCGCTGTCGCCGAGCACCGGCTCTCCAGAAAGCGCCGGTAACGGGAAACCCAAGCGCAAACGGGTGATCAGCACCGTGCAGCGCCAGGCCGCGAACATCCGCGAGCGCAAACGGATGTTCAGCCTGAACGAGGCGTTTGACCGGCTGCGCAGGAGGGTTCCCACGTTCGCCTACGAGAAGAGACTGTCCCGGATAGAGACTTTGCGGCTCGCCATCGTCTATATAGCCTTCATGACGGACATACTCGAGAACAGCTGA